A stretch of DNA from Granulicella pectinivorans:
CGTCGAGTCCATGTACACCGAAGATGGCTTCGTCCTCCGCTTCCCCGACACCGACGACCCACCCCCCATCGAGCACCTCCTCCTCGAACCCTCGGAGGCTGCCGAACTCGTCCTCCGTCAGCTAGGCTCCACCAGCCTCTTCGCCGCCAAGTTCCGCGAAGCCGCCTCCCGCGCCCTTCTCCTCCCTCGCCGCCGTGGAGACGGCCGAACCCCACTCTGGCAGCAGCGCAAACGCTCCTACGATCTCTTAGCCGTGGCCAGCCGCTATGCTTCCTTCCCCATCCTCCTCGAGGCCTATCGTGAGTGCCTCCGCGACGTCTTCGACATGCCCGCCCTGCTCGAAACCCTCAACCTCATCGCCAACCGCACCATCCGTGTCCACTCGGTCGACTCCCGTACCCCCTCGCCCTTCGCCTCCGCGCTCCTCTTCGGTTACATGGCCAACTTCCTCTACGACGGAGATGCCCCCCTCGCCGAACGCCGCGCCCAGGTCCTCTCCATCGACCAGGACCAGCTCCGCGAACTCATGGGTGACGCCGACCTCCGCGAGCTCCTCGACCTCTCCGCCATCGAAGAGACCGAAGAGCAGGCCCAAGCCACCGCCGAGGGCTACCGCGCCAAGTCCATGGACGGTGTCCACGACCTCCTCCTCCGCATCGGCGACCTCACCCGCCCCGAGCTCCGTGCCCGCAGCGTAGACGACCCCACCGCCGAAACCATCACCAAACTCATCCGTGCCCGCCGCGTCATCGAGATCACCGTAGCCGGAGAAAAGCGCTACATCGCCGCCGAAGACGCCGCCCGCTACCGCGACGCGTTAGGCGTGCCGTTACCTCCGGGCCTGCCCACCGCGTTCCTCGAAGCCGTCCCCGACGCCCTCCTCGACCTCATTCGCCGCTACGCCCGCACCCACGGCCCCTTCACCACCCACGATGCCGCCGACCGCTTCGAGCTCTCCACCCAGACCGTCGACCAAACCCTGAACCACCTCGTCCAGACCGGCCGCGTCCTCGAAGGTGCCTTCCGCCCCGGAGGCATCCACCGCGAGTGGTGCGACCACGAGATCCTCCGCAGTATCCGCCGAAAATCCCTCGCCCGCCTCCGCAAAGAAGTTGAGCCAGTCGAACAGCGCACCCTCGCCCGCCTCCTCACCCGCTGGCAGGGAGTCGTCCAACCCCGCCGAGGCCTCGACGCCCTCCTCGACGTCATCGAAAACCTGCAGGGCGCGCCCATCCCCGCCTCTATCCTCGAAACCGAGATTCTCCCGGCCCGCATCACCAACTATCAGCCCTCCGACCTTGACCGCCTCATCGCCGCCGGCGAGGTCACCTGGGTCGGCCTCGACCCCCTCGGCGAGCGAGACGGCCGCATCGGCCTGTACCTCGCCGACCGCCTCACCGCCCTCTGGCCCCCGCGCTCACCCGTCGAGATCACCCCAGGCTCGAAAGAATCCGACATCCTAGCCTTCCTCGCCAAACGCGGAGCCAGCTTCTTCCAGGATCTCCACGACGGACTCGGCGGAGGCTACCCCGGCGAGACCCTCGAAGCCCTCTGGTCCCTCGTCTGGAAAGGCCTCATCACCAACGACGCCATGCAGGCCCTGCGCGCCTACTGCGAACCCCGCGTCACCAAGCAAACCAAGCGCCCAACCCAAACCGGCTTCCGCTCCCGCCGCACCACACCTCCCACCGCGCAAGGCCGCTGGGCTCTCCAGCCGGCCGCTCAGGAGAACCGCAACCCAACCCAGTGGTCCCACGCCATCGCCCAGCAGCTTCTCACCCGTTACGGCGTGGTCTTCCGCGAGACCGCCCACGCCGAAAACCTCCCCGGAGGCTTTTCCGCCATCTATGACGTCATGAAGGCCCTCGAAGAATCCGGCAAGGTCCGCCGCGGCTTCTTCGCCGCCGACCTCGGAGCCACCCAGTTCGCCCAGCCCGCCGCCGTCGATCTCCTCCGCTCCCTGCGCATCGAAAACGAAGCCAAGCCCGAACTCCTCCAGCTAGCTGCCACCGACCCCGCCAACCCCTACGGAGCCCTCCTCAAGTGGCCCACCGCCCAGGAGGGAACCAGCCTCACCCGCAGTGTAGGCGCACGTGTCATCCTCATCGACGGAGCCCTGGCCGCCTACGTCCGGCGCGCCAATCCCAACGTCCAGGTCTTCCTCCCCGAAGAAGAACCAGCCCGCTCCAACACCGCCAAGAATCTAGCCGAATTCTTAGTCACCAAAGCCCAGATCGAGGGTGGCATGCTCATCGCCTCCATCAATAACACCCCCACCGCCGAACACTGGCTCGCCAAACCCCTCCAGGAAGCCGGCTTCCAACCCGGCGCCATGGGATTCCACCTCCGCCGCACCGCCGCCCCCACCCTCGGCCGCCCTTAGCGCTGTCCATGCTGAGCAGCGCTAGGCCCGCGCGATCCTACGCCGCCACGATAGGAAGAGAAGTCACGAAGGCCCGCCCCGCGCGCAGCGGGCCGGCTGGCAGGAACCGATAGGATAAGACAGATACACCGGAGCCCCCATGCAAGAGCCCACCCCCGAATATCTCCCCCCGCTCGACCCCACCCCGGCCCAGGTCATCCCCCAGTCTTTTTTCATCGTCACCTGGACCCTCATCGCGCTCAACGTCCTCGTCTACGCCGCTATGTGCCTTAAGGGCATC
This window harbors:
- a CDS encoding DNA glycosylase AlkZ-like family protein; its protein translation is MAAKKTKTKQPPPDSGADAALALFHPITAQWFRAVFDSPTAPQIEGWPAIARGESTLILAPTGTGKTLTAFLWCLDRLMLRAPNAEPGCKVIYLSPLKALAVDVERNLRSPLAGIANMARRENIPFRTPEISVRTGDTPTKERARFARHPGEILITTPESLYLLLTSQAAETLRTVETIIIDEIHALVPTKRGAHMALSIERLEALVRQQGRTLQRIGLSATQRPLEEVARFLGGAEGAASTSPATDAHLVANTAGEVPTALLEVAGQARTEADDARREEGAILYRPVTIVNAGARKVLELRVEVPVEDMARLGEIEELPSGPASQGPKRTSIWQSIYPSLLEIIRKRTSTLIFVNARRIAERLAGAINDLAEEPIARAHHGSLSAAQRSEIEELLKAGKIKALVATSSLELGIDMGAIDLVVQIGAPPSVASGMQRIGRAGHSVGVPSAGIIFPKYRADLIACAAVTRAMHEGHVESTRFLRNPLDVLAQQIVAIIAQPPNVPTPTKKTTDEDEDPGISYDELFSIVRSSAPFAAVTRNVFEGVLDMLAGRYPSDEFAELRPRITWDRNRNWLTPRKGVKMIAILNGGTIPDRGLYGVFLAGSHAKPIRVGELDEEMVFETRPGETFILGASTWRIEEITHDRVLVSPAPGDPGKIPFWHGDLAGRPLEFGRRIGALVRTLREMPRSLAITTLTQDHDLAPQAAENVLRYLADQELATVQVPDDRTIVIERVRDELGDWRMCCLTPFGSRVHIPWSMAAVARLHALGMDVESMYTEDGFVLRFPDTDDPPPIEHLLLEPSEAAELVLRQLGSTSLFAAKFREAASRALLLPRRRGDGRTPLWQQRKRSYDLLAVASRYASFPILLEAYRECLRDVFDMPALLETLNLIANRTIRVHSVDSRTPSPFASALLFGYMANFLYDGDAPLAERRAQVLSIDQDQLRELMGDADLRELLDLSAIEETEEQAQATAEGYRAKSMDGVHDLLLRIGDLTRPELRARSVDDPTAETITKLIRARRVIEITVAGEKRYIAAEDAARYRDALGVPLPPGLPTAFLEAVPDALLDLIRRYARTHGPFTTHDAADRFELSTQTVDQTLNHLVQTGRVLEGAFRPGGIHREWCDHEILRSIRRKSLARLRKEVEPVEQRTLARLLTRWQGVVQPRRGLDALLDVIENLQGAPIPASILETEILPARITNYQPSDLDRLIAAGEVTWVGLDPLGERDGRIGLYLADRLTALWPPRSPVEITPGSKESDILAFLAKRGASFFQDLHDGLGGGYPGETLEALWSLVWKGLITNDAMQALRAYCEPRVTKQTKRPTQTGFRSRRTTPPTAQGRWALQPAAQENRNPTQWSHAIAQQLLTRYGVVFRETAHAENLPGGFSAIYDVMKALEESGKVRRGFFAADLGATQFAQPAAVDLLRSLRIENEAKPELLQLAATDPANPYGALLKWPTAQEGTSLTRSVGARVILIDGALAAYVRRANPNVQVFLPEEEPARSNTAKNLAEFLVTKAQIEGGMLIASINNTPTAEHWLAKPLQEAGFQPGAMGFHLRRTAAPTLGRP